The following coding sequences are from one Paenibacillus sp. JDR-2 window:
- a CDS encoding extracellular solute-binding protein translates to MLAALMLLSALSACKNENNAKPPEEHENSNTPVPVSNADRPLSRYVPPIELSFVREVGEGLEGLISNLPGETLEDNRWTRLTEEALGIKIKYDWTAKGDLYRQKLGASIASGHIPDVVQVSAQQLRELSNAGLIEDLTVVYEKYASALTKKVLSEEGDGPFETATIDGKLMGIPQTSSSIEDADVLWIRTDWLKRLGLSPPKTMDDLLAISKAFTDGDPDNNGQDDTFGIAATKYLGDPVMGLVDLMAGYDAFPNIWIKNQQGKLVYGGIQPEVKTALKVIQDMYNQGQLDPEFALKDGDKAGKLITAGKIGMIYGEQWASFLVQTSRNNDPGADWQAYPIVSATGHAPKVPLKFNTNTFFAVRKGYEHPEAIVKLFNLHLEKNWGQTAEYEKYYNTTYAVWQLSPVTPSPTRKNLEAYRQIEEARKTGNQANLKDEAIYIKKRMDQYLSGDAGESGWGWFKTYGPTGAFSIIDQYEKNKQLLYESFVGAPTDTMIDLQQILSDLQDQTYINIILGRPIDDFDQFVQDWYKLGGDKITAEVNQWYEQRRYSLDKTAR, encoded by the coding sequence ATGCTTGCTGCGCTGATGCTTCTATCAGCCTTATCTGCATGCAAGAATGAAAACAACGCCAAGCCGCCGGAAGAGCATGAGAATTCGAATACGCCGGTACCGGTATCGAATGCAGATCGTCCGCTCAGCCGTTATGTTCCGCCTATTGAGCTGTCTTTTGTAAGAGAAGTCGGTGAAGGATTAGAAGGCTTAATAAGCAACTTGCCGGGAGAAACGCTGGAAGATAACCGGTGGACAAGACTTACCGAGGAAGCTCTGGGAATCAAGATCAAATATGATTGGACGGCGAAAGGGGATCTGTATCGTCAGAAGCTTGGCGCATCGATTGCATCGGGACATATTCCGGATGTTGTGCAGGTAAGTGCCCAGCAGCTTAGGGAACTGAGTAACGCCGGCTTGATCGAGGATTTGACGGTTGTGTATGAAAAATATGCTTCCGCGCTTACGAAGAAAGTACTTAGCGAAGAAGGTGACGGCCCGTTTGAAACGGCAACAATCGATGGCAAGCTGATGGGTATTCCACAGACAAGCTCTTCGATTGAAGACGCGGATGTATTATGGATCAGAACGGATTGGCTAAAGAGGCTGGGGCTGTCGCCGCCGAAAACGATGGATGACTTACTGGCGATTTCGAAAGCGTTTACAGACGGAGACCCGGATAACAACGGCCAGGACGATACCTTCGGGATTGCAGCAACGAAATATTTGGGTGACCCGGTTATGGGACTTGTTGACCTTATGGCCGGTTATGACGCTTTCCCGAATATTTGGATCAAGAATCAGCAAGGAAAGCTGGTGTACGGAGGCATTCAGCCGGAAGTGAAAACGGCTTTGAAGGTGATTCAGGATATGTACAACCAGGGCCAGCTTGATCCTGAATTCGCTTTAAAGGACGGGGATAAGGCAGGCAAGCTTATAACTGCCGGGAAAATAGGAATGATCTACGGGGAGCAGTGGGCTTCTTTTCTGGTGCAAACGAGCCGGAACAATGATCCGGGTGCGGATTGGCAGGCTTATCCCATTGTTTCTGCAACGGGCCATGCACCAAAGGTACCCCTTAAATTCAATACGAACACCTTTTTCGCAGTCAGAAAAGGCTACGAGCATCCGGAAGCTATCGTGAAGCTCTTTAATCTGCATCTGGAGAAGAACTGGGGGCAGACCGCTGAATACGAGAAGTATTACAACACGACTTACGCGGTATGGCAGTTGTCTCCGGTTACCCCGTCTCCTACAAGAAAGAACCTGGAGGCTTACAGGCAGATTGAAGAAGCCCGCAAGACCGGTAATCAGGCGAACTTGAAAGACGAAGCCATCTATATCAAGAAGAGAATGGATCAGTATCTATCGGGAGACGCTGGCGAATCAGGCTGGGGCTGGTTTAAGACTTATGGTCCAACAGGCGCGTTTTCCATCATTGATCAGTATGAGAAAAACAAGCAACTGCTGTACGAGAGTTTTGTAGGCGCTCCTACAGATACCATGATTGACTTGCAGCAGATCCTTAGCGATCTGCAGGATCAAACCTACATCAACATTATTTTGGGCAGACCTATTGATGACTTCGACCAATTCGTACAGGACTGGTACAAGCTGGGCGGCGACAAAATAACAGCCGAGGTTAATCAGTGGTATGAACAACGGAGGTATTCACTTGATAAGACTGCCCGCTAA
- a CDS encoding helix-turn-helix transcriptional regulator, whose product MNHIHYVGSDAAHDGNFVFDIPQGHHCWLLVITKTPAQFWVNGDLQKYPSQSAVLYRAHQKIYYKACADRYVNDWIRFESDEPYVSNIPFGIPFSLDDPDYCHKLIELLVIEHNFNRDYKKSSIDCLLRTLFNKLLESYCHDGFTTQYYDLLRLRAAIQNSPDDHWTVPKMAEYVRISPGYLQTIYKKTFGISCMEDVINCRIRLAKEYLFQGSRSIHEVADRCGYQNVEHFCRQFKQVTGFSPRNFRLQASHSEQVQEHPVI is encoded by the coding sequence ATGAACCATATCCACTATGTGGGAAGCGATGCTGCGCATGACGGTAATTTTGTTTTTGATATTCCTCAAGGCCATCACTGCTGGCTTCTGGTCATTACCAAGACTCCGGCACAATTTTGGGTAAACGGAGATCTCCAAAAATACCCCTCTCAAAGCGCTGTCCTGTATCGAGCACATCAGAAAATCTATTACAAAGCTTGCGCCGACAGATACGTAAACGACTGGATCCGCTTTGAATCGGACGAACCGTACGTTTCAAACATTCCGTTTGGGATTCCATTCTCGCTGGATGATCCGGATTATTGCCACAAGTTGATCGAACTGCTTGTGATCGAGCATAATTTTAATAGAGATTACAAGAAGTCTTCCATTGATTGTTTGCTGCGAACCTTGTTCAACAAGCTATTGGAGTCCTATTGCCATGACGGTTTTACAACGCAATACTACGATCTATTACGCCTGCGCGCGGCTATTCAAAATAGCCCGGACGATCATTGGACGGTTCCGAAAATGGCGGAATACGTCCGAATCAGCCCGGGCTATCTGCAAACCATTTACAAAAAGACTTTCGGAATATCTTGCATGGAGGATGTCATCAACTGCCGTATTCGTCTTGCCAAAGAATATTTGTTCCAAGGTTCCCGATCCATTCATGAAGTTGCCGATCGATGCGGATACCAAAACGTGGAACACTTCTGCCGGCAATTCAAACAAGTGACCGGCTTCTCGCCAAGAAATTTCCGGTTACAGGCCAGCCATTCCGAACAGGTTCAGGAACATCCGGTTATTTGA
- a CDS encoding RICIN domain-containing protein: MKKSNSSWILKLFTLMALMLTPSLLNSHPAKAWSGMTMSKLHASGNQLVNSSGQPVLLSGWHQPSGSYWTYQDSKYYLDQYGGNRHAAVLAYLKDITDTFTNTSSKYGNSHGWYMNQVRLFIDREDMGDVAAGTYNFAGLQSVTQDVIIPYINYAKTKGVYVTLGLDFTILNNQATTQANLDKFNQIWGYLSSQSAIKSADNVMFELINEPVQAFANGSWGGNPAQSDFVAYWNSLKTFQNSIISTIRNNGADNVIWAAGLGWDQYYQLCASYPLTDPLNNYGYAVHWYPGYGAHDDYAALQQIWDDTIKPCANNYPINITETTWFKTLSGDSSYWDLFNGSNEGFGKNTKAIFTAAGNVSIAVHMNGFLLEPGTRSSFADPTAGLKYDGNTARDGMARFIFEWYYERAQLHPWNGIWNGIQSGSTYKIINRASGKALEVPGGQNTNALQLQQYTDNGATAQQWVITDQGTYNNYYKLRSVSSSDNKVMDVRNGTKNNGEAIQLMSDYNNTAQQFRLIKLSSGYWSIINVNSNKAVEVANSSTNNSALIQQNMYRGNPNQQWQLVKIN; the protein is encoded by the coding sequence ATGAAAAAGAGCAATTCAAGCTGGATTCTGAAGCTGTTCACCCTAATGGCGCTTATGCTAACGCCATCCTTGCTGAACAGTCATCCGGCGAAAGCGTGGTCGGGAATGACCATGTCCAAGCTTCATGCAAGCGGCAATCAGCTGGTGAACAGCAGCGGGCAGCCCGTGCTCCTGAGCGGATGGCATCAACCTTCCGGTTCGTATTGGACGTACCAGGACAGCAAATATTATCTGGATCAATACGGCGGGAACAGACATGCGGCGGTTCTGGCGTATCTGAAGGACATTACGGATACTTTCACCAATACATCAAGTAAATACGGCAACAGCCACGGCTGGTATATGAACCAGGTTCGCTTGTTTATCGATCGCGAGGACATGGGCGATGTCGCGGCAGGCACATACAATTTCGCAGGACTGCAATCCGTAACCCAGGACGTTATCATTCCATACATCAACTATGCCAAGACCAAAGGGGTATACGTCACGCTTGGCCTTGACTTCACTATTCTTAATAACCAGGCGACAACGCAAGCCAATCTCGATAAATTCAATCAAATCTGGGGTTATCTGTCCTCCCAATCGGCTATCAAGAGTGCGGATAACGTCATGTTCGAGCTTATCAACGAGCCCGTTCAAGCCTTCGCCAACGGCTCCTGGGGAGGCAATCCTGCGCAAAGCGACTTTGTTGCCTACTGGAATTCACTCAAGACCTTCCAGAATTCCATCATTTCCACGATCCGGAATAACGGTGCAGACAATGTGATCTGGGCGGCCGGGCTTGGCTGGGATCAATACTACCAGCTGTGTGCTTCCTATCCGCTGACGGATCCGCTCAACAATTACGGGTATGCCGTTCATTGGTATCCGGGTTACGGCGCCCATGACGATTATGCCGCTCTTCAGCAGATCTGGGATGATACGATCAAGCCTTGCGCCAACAATTACCCGATCAATATTACCGAAACGACATGGTTCAAGACGTTATCCGGCGACTCTTCTTATTGGGACCTGTTCAACGGCTCCAACGAGGGCTTCGGCAAAAATACGAAAGCCATCTTCACGGCGGCGGGCAATGTCAGCATAGCCGTTCATATGAACGGTTTCTTGCTCGAGCCCGGCACCAGAAGCTCCTTCGCCGATCCGACGGCCGGCTTGAAGTACGACGGCAATACAGCAAGGGACGGAATGGCCCGGTTTATTTTCGAATGGTATTATGAGCGGGCGCAGCTGCATCCATGGAACGGAATCTGGAATGGCATCCAGTCGGGATCGACCTACAAAATCATAAACCGGGCCTCGGGAAAAGCGCTTGAGGTACCGGGGGGCCAGAATACGAACGCCTTGCAGCTTCAGCAATATACGGATAATGGCGCTACCGCCCAACAATGGGTGATTACGGATCAAGGTACCTATAACAATTACTATAAACTTCGAAGCGTCAGCTCTTCCGACAACAAAGTCATGGACGTACGCAACGGGACAAAGAACAACGGGGAAGCCATTCAGCTCATGTCCGATTACAATAATACCGCTCAGCAGTTCCGGCTGATTAAGCTGAGCAGCGGATATTGGAGCATCATTAACGTAAATAGCAACAAAGCAGTTGAGGTTGCCAATTCTTCGACAAACAACTCCGCTTTGATCCAACAGAATATGTATCGGGGCAACCCGAATCAGCAGTGGCAACTGGTGAAAATCAACTAG
- a CDS encoding carboxylesterase/lipase family protein produces MLRIVQVENGTVQGLPAADPRITSFKGIPFAAPPVGENRWRAPQPASHWDGVRKACEYAPIPLQVRQELDDNNIYTREWAVEPDIAMNEDCLYLNVWTPAKKADEQLPVFVWYFGGGLQVGHPSEMEFDGERIARRGIVVVTISYRLNAFGFLCHPEITAEAPDAPANFGHLDQQAATRWVKRNIAAFGGNPDDITIGGQSAGGGSVMNQLTSPQNSELFQRAIVQSGLFAPLYPNAGMPRFLRSLEEAEQEGIQFFDYLGVTSLEEARNLDAVYLRDKIVEYKAFWGTVVDHKFNVGNSLELFLQNKRLQVPVMFGHTSSEFISAPHAGSLEEFQQLAVNLFGEDAKAFLELCEYSTGNLEEVIKKASVNGIEYAIRIAGQANADTGGHTPLYYYNFDAEIPGWDNPGTFHSVDLWFFFETLAKCWRPFVGKHYDLARQMCNYWANFIRTGNPNGLDSTGEELPQWEAYTPDAPFGMKFADAAEFVREQPSDGMKFLVKEYFKANRLIQVK; encoded by the coding sequence ATGCTCAGAATCGTGCAAGTGGAAAACGGGACGGTACAAGGATTACCGGCAGCAGATCCTCGAATTACAAGCTTTAAAGGGATACCTTTTGCCGCTCCGCCGGTAGGAGAGAATCGTTGGCGCGCCCCTCAGCCCGCCAGCCACTGGGATGGCGTGCGGAAAGCTTGCGAATATGCGCCGATCCCGCTTCAGGTTAGACAGGAGCTTGATGACAACAATATATATACGCGGGAATGGGCCGTGGAGCCGGATATCGCGATGAACGAGGATTGTCTCTACCTGAACGTTTGGACCCCGGCAAAAAAGGCAGATGAACAGCTCCCCGTATTCGTGTGGTACTTCGGCGGGGGCTTGCAGGTTGGTCATCCTTCCGAGATGGAATTTGACGGAGAACGCATCGCCCGAAGAGGGATCGTTGTAGTCACCATCAGCTATAGACTGAATGCATTCGGATTTCTGTGCCATCCCGAAATTACGGCGGAAGCGCCGGATGCGCCCGCAAACTTCGGCCATCTTGACCAGCAAGCCGCTACTAGATGGGTCAAACGCAATATTGCCGCTTTCGGCGGTAATCCGGACGATATAACGATTGGCGGACAATCGGCTGGCGGCGGCAGTGTCATGAACCAGCTGACTTCACCGCAGAACAGCGAACTTTTTCAGAGAGCGATTGTACAGAGCGGATTATTTGCCCCGCTATATCCGAACGCCGGAATGCCAAGGTTTCTCCGCTCGTTGGAGGAAGCCGAACAGGAGGGCATCCAGTTTTTTGACTATCTCGGAGTAACCTCGCTTGAAGAAGCGCGAAATCTGGATGCCGTCTATTTACGGGATAAGATAGTGGAATATAAAGCTTTCTGGGGGACCGTCGTAGATCATAAGTTTAACGTGGGGAACTCGCTGGAGCTATTCCTTCAAAACAAACGATTGCAGGTGCCGGTTATGTTCGGTCATACATCGTCCGAATTTATCAGTGCTCCTCATGCGGGTTCATTGGAGGAATTCCAACAATTGGCCGTCAATCTGTTCGGTGAAGATGCCAAGGCGTTCCTGGAGCTTTGCGAATATTCAACAGGCAACCTGGAAGAAGTCATTAAGAAGGCTTCGGTAAACGGCATCGAATACGCCATTCGGATTGCAGGGCAAGCAAATGCCGATACGGGGGGCCATACGCCTCTTTATTATTACAATTTCGATGCCGAGATTCCGGGATGGGATAATCCCGGAACGTTCCATTCGGTCGATCTTTGGTTCTTTTTCGAGACCCTGGCCAAATGCTGGAGGCCGTTCGTTGGTAAACACTACGATCTCGCCCGGCAAATGTGCAACTACTGGGCGAACTTCATCCGTACCGGAAATCCGAATGGCTTAGATTCAACGGGAGAGGAACTGCCGCAGTGGGAAGCTTATACGCCGGATGCTCCGTTCGGAATGAAGTTTGCGGATGCAGCTGAATTTGTCAGGGAGCAGCCAAGTGACGGGATGAAGTTCCTCGTAAAGGAATATTTTAAAGCGAATCGGTTGATTCAGGTCAAATAA
- a CDS encoding sensor histidine kinase — translation MIRLPAKSWRNALFVRLIITNLVVILPIILLGVYLYNWSYANASNEISKNTTAQLSYYLEDLDHQIEWLEIQQYDILQDNDLNKLAVTWNLMDNADKKASIDYLLHRFTSIKNSSVYIKDIYVHVRTIQKTISSNNGVDDFNRLSFNYFHNEVDKKEARLILYDHSLHLSAAKYGGKEGDPVFIVQIELNMDKLRESLQQISVYPESGSFLISNKMGYTLASNGDTSDVLQSSVIGALHAEENTLITQIGDKKYHLDKAYSEPLGLSVITYLPESVVKKPLNGFNNWAWIFALTSCCAIVIYALSTYKFVHKPLLLLVQSFRKMEGGALNIHIDHEKKDEFGYLYNRFNQMIKKLQTLIDQDFKQTMMMQKAELKQLQSQIKPHFLYNSFFILNSLAKTGDLERVQLFTNMLGEYYRFITRNGEDNVLLAEETRHSGMYTEIQKLRFSRRIKVEFDELPGNMERIRVPRLIIQPIIENAYEHSLEKMTNEGLLRVSFFMNEEEARIIVENNGDYPITDEQIDALQERLDSKGESGEMTGMINIHRRIVLTYGEGSGLFLSKSELNGLKVEIRIKLEGAGVIV, via the coding sequence TTGATAAGACTGCCCGCTAAGTCATGGCGAAATGCCTTATTTGTCAGGCTTATTATTACGAATTTAGTTGTTATCCTGCCAATTATTTTACTGGGGGTGTACCTGTACAACTGGAGTTATGCAAATGCCAGTAATGAGATATCGAAAAATACGACTGCCCAGCTTTCTTATTACCTGGAAGATTTGGATCATCAAATCGAATGGCTGGAAATTCAGCAATACGATATTTTGCAGGATAATGATTTGAACAAACTGGCGGTTACCTGGAATTTGATGGATAACGCCGACAAGAAGGCCAGCATCGATTATTTGCTTCACCGGTTTACTTCTATTAAGAATAGCAGCGTTTATATAAAAGATATTTACGTTCATGTGCGGACTATTCAGAAGACGATTTCCTCAAACAATGGAGTTGATGATTTCAATCGGCTCAGCTTCAATTATTTTCACAATGAAGTGGATAAGAAGGAAGCGCGTCTCATCCTCTATGATCATTCCCTTCACCTCAGCGCTGCTAAATACGGAGGCAAGGAGGGGGATCCTGTATTTATCGTCCAGATTGAATTGAATATGGATAAGCTCAGAGAATCGCTGCAGCAGATAAGTGTTTATCCAGAGAGCGGCTCATTCCTTATCTCCAATAAAATGGGATATACATTGGCTAGTAATGGAGATACCTCGGATGTTTTGCAGAGCTCTGTGATTGGTGCTCTTCATGCCGAGGAAAATACGCTGATCACGCAAATCGGCGATAAAAAATATCATCTCGATAAGGCTTATTCCGAACCGCTGGGATTGTCTGTCATTACCTATTTGCCCGAATCGGTAGTGAAGAAGCCTTTGAACGGGTTTAACAACTGGGCATGGATATTCGCCCTGACATCATGCTGTGCCATTGTTATTTATGCCTTATCGACGTATAAGTTTGTTCATAAGCCATTGCTGTTATTAGTACAGAGCTTCAGAAAGATGGAAGGAGGTGCACTCAACATTCATATTGACCATGAGAAGAAGGATGAATTCGGCTATTTGTATAACCGGTTCAACCAGATGATTAAGAAGCTGCAGACGCTGATCGATCAAGATTTCAAACAAACGATGATGATGCAGAAAGCAGAACTTAAGCAGCTTCAATCCCAAATTAAACCGCATTTTTTGTACAATAGCTTTTTTATTCTAAACTCATTGGCGAAAACGGGGGATTTGGAGCGCGTTCAGCTCTTCACGAACATGCTAGGCGAGTATTACCGCTTCATCACCCGCAACGGAGAGGATAACGTTCTCTTGGCTGAAGAAACCCGGCATTCAGGCATGTATACCGAAATTCAGAAGCTCCGATTCTCCCGAAGAATCAAGGTAGAGTTCGATGAGCTGCCGGGGAACATGGAGCGAATCCGGGTGCCTAGGCTGATCATTCAGCCGATTATCGAGAATGCCTACGAGCATAGCCTGGAGAAAATGACAAATGAAGGCTTGCTCCGCGTTTCCTTCTTCATGAATGAGGAAGAAGCGAGAATTATTGTGGAAAATAACGGCGACTATCCGATCACGGACGAACAGATTGATGCCCTGCAAGAAAGATTGGACAGCAAAGGGGAATCCGGTGAAATGACCGGCATGATCAACATCCACCGGCGTATAGTTCTGACTTATGGAGAAGGCAGCGGCTTGTTTCTGTCCAAAAGCGAGTTGAATGGCCTCAAAGTGGAGATCAGAATCAAGCTTGAGGGGGCTGGCGTTATTGTATAG
- a CDS encoding response regulator — protein sequence MYRLLIVDDEDIITDSLYEVFHRLMPEKLDVCKAYSAKEALHWMSRTRIDIVLTDISMPGMNGLELSEEIQAFWPRCKVIFLTGFSEFDYAYKAIQMPKVRYLLKTEGYDKVTATVQEVMQEIEHENQMSKMLEQSRELLHTLEQMAQGDYIRHLLQESHGHGLDKDRLTDEFHEMNIGLNPASPVLLVMGHLSYPEGASYIERSGLLTKARMVCNSYLSGKTRQIGIVDKQGDLLWLLQPSEHEEEKFYNHLVRYLEGTLELIQETCLQSLRLPVAFTISGGSCGWEAINRQYDRLRQLQLMRIGGEGMTIIVTDRGEQLEEPHELHRKEEGQVAPKAEMLAAFLDAGKPEKFDEIFEELSLAMLHANSSINRKIEIYYSIALILYAHINRAGLCGEFSDYCKLMRLDEHSSMEEAVRYLRQVTDQLFKVKSPENKENAATVIDKICHYINEHLNEDLSLVRLAEINYFNPSYLSRFFKLECGVNLSEYIDNCRVRRAKELLKEDELKVREVAVEVGYEAAHSFTRFFKKATGMTPQEYRDALTQT from the coding sequence TTGTATAGATTGCTGATTGTTGATGATGAAGACATTATTACAGACTCGCTATACGAGGTGTTCCATCGGCTTATGCCGGAGAAGCTGGATGTCTGCAAGGCCTACTCTGCGAAGGAGGCTTTGCATTGGATGTCGCGGACGAGGATTGATATCGTATTGACCGATATCAGCATGCCGGGCATGAACGGTCTCGAGCTGTCGGAGGAGATTCAAGCCTTTTGGCCAAGATGCAAGGTCATCTTCCTGACGGGCTTTAGTGAATTTGATTACGCGTATAAAGCCATACAGATGCCGAAGGTCCGTTATTTGCTGAAGACGGAGGGCTATGACAAGGTTACGGCAACCGTTCAGGAAGTGATGCAGGAGATCGAGCACGAGAATCAGATGAGCAAAATGCTCGAGCAGTCCCGCGAGCTGCTTCATACGCTTGAGCAGATGGCCCAAGGGGATTACATTCGGCATCTGCTCCAGGAAAGCCATGGACATGGTCTGGACAAGGACAGGCTGACCGATGAGTTTCATGAAATGAACATTGGCCTGAATCCGGCTTCTCCCGTACTCCTTGTCATGGGGCACTTATCGTATCCGGAGGGTGCCTCTTATATTGAAAGAAGCGGACTTCTTACAAAAGCGCGAATGGTGTGCAATTCTTATTTGTCCGGGAAAACGAGACAAATCGGGATTGTAGACAAGCAAGGGGATCTCTTATGGCTGCTGCAGCCCTCCGAGCATGAGGAAGAGAAGTTTTATAACCATTTGGTTCGCTACCTGGAAGGTACATTGGAATTAATTCAGGAGACCTGCCTGCAATCCCTGCGTTTGCCCGTAGCTTTCACGATAAGCGGTGGCTCCTGCGGCTGGGAAGCCATAAACCGGCAATATGATCGGCTTCGCCAGCTGCAGCTCATGAGAATCGGCGGAGAAGGCATGACGATTATTGTGACAGACCGTGGCGAACAGCTTGAAGAGCCGCACGAACTGCACAGGAAAGAAGAGGGACAAGTAGCCCCGAAAGCGGAAATGCTGGCAGCGTTCCTGGATGCGGGCAAACCCGAGAAATTCGACGAAATCTTCGAGGAATTAAGCTTGGCGATGCTCCATGCGAACAGTTCTATTAATAGAAAGATTGAAATTTACTATTCGATAGCGCTTATTCTGTATGCGCATATTAACCGCGCGGGGCTTTGCGGCGAATTTAGCGATTATTGCAAGCTGATGCGCCTGGATGAGCATTCCTCCATGGAAGAAGCCGTTCGATACTTAAGGCAGGTAACGGATCAGCTGTTTAAGGTGAAAAGTCCGGAAAATAAAGAAAATGCGGCCACCGTCATTGATAAAATTTGTCATTATATCAATGAGCATTTAAACGAGGATTTGTCGCTTGTCCGGCTGGCCGAGATCAATTATTTCAATCCTTCTTATCTATCTCGATTTTTCAAGTTGGAATGCGGCGTCAATTTATCCGAATACATCGATAATTGCCGGGTTAGGAGAGCCAAGGAGTTGCTTAAGGAGGATGAGCTCAAGGTGCGCGAGGTCGCTGTTGAGGTAGGCTACGAAGCGGCGCATTCCTTTACGAGATTTTTCAAGAAAGCTACAGGCATGACGCCGCAGGAATATCGGGACGCTCTCACCCAGACTTGA